A window from Vibrio cortegadensis encodes these proteins:
- the fliS gene encoding flagellar export chaperone FliS, which produces MRGSLQAYKKVSVDSQLSAASPHKVIQMLMGGAIERLIQGKAAMQAGNIPVKGERLGKALDIIISLRSCLSISDGGEIAKNLDQLYEFMITQISTANHKNDPQPIDDVIDIIREIKSAWDQIPNEYHNLTAAEVGI; this is translated from the coding sequence ATGCGTGGTTCTTTACAAGCTTACAAAAAGGTATCAGTGGATAGCCAGCTAAGCGCTGCGTCCCCGCATAAAGTGATCCAAATGTTGATGGGTGGTGCTATCGAACGCCTTATTCAAGGTAAAGCAGCGATGCAAGCAGGTAACATTCCTGTGAAAGGCGAACGTTTAGGTAAAGCTCTAGATATCATCATTAGCTTGCGTAGTTGTCTCTCTATCTCTGATGGTGGAGAGATAGCAAAAAACCTAGATCAGCTTTATGAATTTATGATCACACAAATTTCAACGGCAAATCACAAAAATGATCCTCAACCCATTGATGATGTAATTGACATTATTCGCGAAATTAAATCGGCATGGGATCAAATTCCGAACGAATATCACAATTTAACGGCTGCTGAAGTAGGAATATAA
- a CDS encoding sigma-54 dependent transcriptional regulator, protein MQGLAKLLVIEDDAQSRLNLSNILEFVGELCEVISTDQINTIDWSRVWSGCIIGSIKGGGFSPLLIDKLAQSNHIPLLIMGEHLYPVDDLPNYVGDLALPLNYPQLSDALRHCKEFLGRKGVQVLASARKNTLFRSLVGQSHGIQHVRHLIEQVSNTEANVLILGESGTGKEVVARNVHYHSARRKGPFVPINCGAIPPDLLESELFGHEKGAFTGAITSRKGRFELAEGGTLFLDEIGDMPMSMQVKLLRVLQERSFERVGGNTTIKVNVRVIAATHRNLETMIDDESFREDLYYRLNVFPIEMPALQDRKEDIPLLLQELMTRMEAEGSLPICFTPRSINSLMEHSWPGNVRELANLVERMVILYPNSLVDVNHLPTKYRYSDIPEFQPENQLYGTVEEQERDALADIFAEDFSFDQPDELAEHMNAPQSLPPEGVNLKELLADLEVNMINQALEAQGGVVARAADMLGMRRTTLVEKMRKYNLQR, encoded by the coding sequence ATGCAAGGCTTAGCAAAACTGCTTGTAATTGAAGACGACGCTCAAAGTCGTTTAAATCTAAGCAACATATTAGAATTCGTTGGAGAACTCTGCGAAGTAATCAGCACCGATCAGATCAATACTATTGATTGGTCTCGTGTCTGGTCGGGCTGCATTATCGGTTCGATCAAAGGCGGTGGCTTTTCCCCGCTGCTGATAGATAAACTTGCGCAATCTAACCATATCCCGCTGTTAATCATGGGTGAACACCTATATCCAGTCGATGATCTTCCTAATTATGTAGGAGATCTTGCTCTACCTTTAAACTACCCACAATTAAGTGATGCTTTAAGACACTGCAAAGAGTTTCTAGGTCGTAAAGGCGTACAGGTCTTAGCTTCAGCACGAAAAAACACACTCTTTAGAAGCCTAGTTGGGCAGAGCCATGGTATTCAGCATGTACGTCATTTAATTGAGCAAGTTTCGAATACTGAAGCCAATGTGCTTATTCTCGGCGAATCAGGAACAGGCAAAGAGGTAGTGGCTCGCAATGTTCATTACCATTCTGCTCGAAGAAAAGGCCCATTTGTTCCTATTAACTGTGGAGCCATTCCGCCAGATTTACTTGAAAGTGAACTGTTTGGACATGAGAAAGGCGCATTCACAGGGGCGATCACATCGCGTAAAGGCCGTTTTGAGTTAGCGGAAGGTGGCACTCTGTTTCTTGATGAGATTGGTGATATGCCAATGTCGATGCAAGTTAAACTGCTTCGAGTGCTTCAAGAGCGCAGCTTTGAACGTGTTGGTGGAAACACCACGATCAAAGTTAACGTCAGAGTGATCGCTGCGACTCATCGAAACTTAGAAACGATGATTGACGATGAATCATTTCGTGAAGACTTATATTACCGTTTGAATGTCTTCCCAATTGAAATGCCAGCGCTTCAGGACAGAAAAGAGGATATCCCACTGCTTTTGCAAGAGTTAATGACTCGCATGGAAGCAGAAGGTAGCTTGCCAATTTGCTTTACCCCACGTTCTATTAACTCTTTGATGGAGCATAGTTGGCCTGGTAACGTTCGTGAACTAGCAAATCTTGTCGAGCGAATGGTGATTCTATATCCAAATAGCCTTGTTGATGTTAATCACTTACCAACAAAGTATCGCTATAGTGACATTCCTGAATTTCAGCCTGAAAATCAGCTTTATGGCACAGTTGAAGAGCAAGAAAGAGATGCCCTTGCCGATATTTTCGCTGAAGATTTTAGCTTTGATCAACCCGATGAACTTGCTGAGCATATGAACGCGCCACAATCTCTTCCTCCAGAAGGGGTGAATTTGAAAGAGCTGTTAGCCGACTTGGAGGTCAATATGATCAACCAAGCCCTAGAGGCTCAAGGTGGCGTTGTGGCAAGAGCGGCAGATATGCTAGGAATGCGAAGAACAACTTTAGTCGAAAAAATGCGTAAGTATAATTTACAACGATAA
- a CDS encoding flagellar protein FliT: protein MQAELTLLCELDHQLLKALEEKEINAEEIVSLVDKREQLLQSTLHFLGENPEFKQSKQWHEAIARTKQLVELMQSETNRVGQILQKYRHGSKSLQQYKKFL, encoded by the coding sequence ATGCAAGCAGAATTGACACTCCTTTGTGAGTTAGATCACCAATTACTGAAAGCATTAGAAGAAAAAGAAATTAATGCTGAAGAAATCGTATCCTTGGTCGATAAAAGAGAACAGTTGCTGCAGAGTACTCTGCATTTTCTAGGTGAAAACCCAGAATTTAAACAAAGTAAGCAATGGCATGAGGCTATTGCTCGAACTAAACAATTAGTTGAATTGATGCAATCAGAAACCAATCGAGTCGGGCAAATACTTCAAAAGTATCGACACGGAAGCAAATCACTTCAGCAATATAAAAAGTTTTTATAA